The following coding sequences are from one Procambarus clarkii isolate CNS0578487 chromosome 86, FALCON_Pclarkii_2.0, whole genome shotgun sequence window:
- the LOC138358770 gene encoding acidic proline-rich protein PRP25-like, translating to MPWSVPDAPEATAAGRTIEEKQGKSHTTIYRFTPPGRPPDSTPPWKTSRLHASLEDLQTPHPPGRPPDTTPSGRPPDSTPTGRFPGSTPPGRPPDSTPPGRPPDSTSPWKTSKLHASWKTSRLHISLEDLLTTRLLEDLQTQCLLEDLQTPRLLEDLQTPHLPGRPLDYTPPGRSPDSTPPGRPPNSTPPGRPPDSTSPWKTS from the exons ATGCCATGGAGTGTGCCTGATGCACCTGAGGCCACTGCTGCAGGCAGAACAATCGAGGAAAAGCAAGGAAAATCACACA CAACAATATACCGGTTTACACCTCCTGGAAGACCTCCAGACTCCACACCTCCCTGGAAGACCTCTAGACTACACGCCTCCTTGGAAGACCTCCAGACTCCACATCCCCCTGGAAGACCTCCAGACACCACGCCTTCTGGAAGACCTCCAGACTCAACGCCAACTGGAAGATTTCCAGGTTCCACGCCTCCTGGAAGACCTCCAGACTCAACGCCTCCTGGAAGACCTCCAGACTCCACATCTCCCTGGAAGACCTCCAAACTCCACGCCTCCTGGAAGACCTCCAGACTCCACATCTCCCTGGAAGACCTCTTGACTACACGCCTCCTGGAAGATCTCCAGACTCAATGCCTCCTGGAAGACCTCCAAACTCCACGCCTCCTGGAAGACCTCCAGACTCCACATCTCCCTGGAAGACCTCTTGACTACACGCCTCCTGGAAGATCTCCAGACTCAACGCCTCCTGGAAGACCTCCAAACTCCACGCCTCCTGGAAGACCTCCAGACTCCACATCTCCCTGGAAGACCTCTTGA